The following proteins come from a genomic window of Bradysia coprophila strain Holo2 unplaced genomic scaffold, BU_Bcop_v1 contig_138, whole genome shotgun sequence:
- the LOC119073310 gene encoding uncharacterized protein LOC119073310 isoform X3 — MNNRTKRVFLNVDYYGFLGVPPWATEAEIRKNYRRLQLKHHTDKDGDLTTCLLLNEIKRILLDKELRRVYDSTRDYSDATVQFQNGSFGNRLAKLPCPKKTSDDILKDIAKWKDEFGGLVFNNNIQDSLTKILDEIINDHAPIREDNDAFYCKICDKLFVSEDDHFDNVLEPYIDEIIGNEKDDANDVEFPKIFDFLLKKLEPHDKLPTFDSKDIDVLLSAADKALKMTERNRALNLYHEAVTILSTVGDDDEHDVFQILLSIIIKVFDNDDYSLVYACKFLLASYIDQFSSSETIQDIFRRKFMKETDLSSYKMALASLHYLPELLNSDTWDEFVSWEQNLFYDAIKEAMNNVNHDSLLEILKLVNCRTVNPVEIFINEKHEDYDLTGITGDYKVAILLIEGTVAKQRGEVTSAADIFQETVKLAATCSNRQISGQIVNMAAELCADPIFHHSLRINARSELVDLKSTLVNSGEVTNVQRFPSFLSPIDPATPGQIKLGRLYAPTGNLRVALKNEDAIAVRFKDSYFKKALAYFDLSVASGQSRFLISCNQQAVCYLLKEMECLDSNNDKATVYAYSKVIEKQCSLTSQVASLYGGPYMSISVHRFIASALLASVTALAKCLSTEKPSLENPDICDTEIIPSAFKASVNKVWTLQKVNPLIMYPCSIALSDQLILENWTNAFQNAFIEAKVNSLHYPDYFPDHLYNYYQFDSVWLGWNRPDKPIELHESRLAAMMSLLNAKEWDIAEVERNMGWPLIRTTDSGWKNNEEFDLNFDEYPESDVFSSCTGYELNSTTGAFEIYFDRGQTGVPKLFSTNDLAEIFENCIDDAFFTLESPDPSLNSHPFQEFSYWPHSLKGTDYLHTLLHADLLLKEFTTGVEINTLAPFDLRPIKDGFMQRLPPHLQSLLIPILERHRNPINFSPKANRFWIQIESIECKKGEGSVQEASKHIFGHVTVKVNTHVLTRGPDGKYKDVEEKQILDSAENQFARAFTKHYDEIGKYFPVLLRLKELAKIGAIRKHLGAVLGNSRTSIDALTTRDESSEILKSINHCVETTITSFRDRERNPPHPIYTEEKVKMDLTEVLRKNNVLGKEFLVAPGEIDRVKQAIRNNLMEADISRFQFCANELGRCFEIPPDSLKQYIRGWFDRNPTDTSTLQRLCIDGQIQAHLKSCQLFVLSSRPPRLLVPSNPPKRRKKLKFSESMMIQSKAKQCLWKMTYPAVLLLKTVLRKHPAARRDVKYTNLDWSNLHAFMEEFQ, encoded by the exons ATGAACAATCGGACAAAAAGAGTATTTCTGAATGTTGACTACTACGGATTTCTTGGAGTGCCACCTTGGGCAACAGAAGccgaaataagaaaaaattacCGACGGCTCCAACTCAAACATCATACGGACAAAGATGGCGATCTCACAACATGTCTTCTGCTCAATGAAATCAAGCGAATTCTTCTCGACAAAGAATTGCGTCGAGTATACGATTCAACGAGAGACTACTCAGATGCCACAGTCCAATTTCAGAATGGGTCATTCGGTAATCGTCTCGCAAAGCTTCCGTGTCCAAAGAAAACGTCTGATGACATCCTGAAAGACATAGCAAAGTGGAAAGATGAATTCGGTGGCTTGGTGTTTAATAACAATATTCAGGATTCATTGACAAAAATTCTGGATGAAATAATTAACGACCATGCACCGATCAGAGAAGATAATGACGCTTTCTATTGCAAGATCTGCGACAAATTGTTTGTTTCCGAGGATGACCATTTCGACAATGTGCTGGAGCCATACATCGACGAGAtaattggaaatgaaaaagaTGATGCCAACGATgttgaatttccaaaaatttttgattttctgctaaaaaaattggaacCGCACGACAAATTGCCCACATTCGACTCCAAGGACATTGATGTACTGCTAAGTGCGGCAGACAAAGCTCTCAAAATGACGGAAAGGAACAGAGCGTTGAACCTCTACCATGAAGCTGTTACAATTCTTTCAACTGTTGGCGATGATGATGAGCACGATGTCTTCCAAATATTACTTTCGATCATCATCAAAGTATTTGACAATGATGATTATTCTCTCGTTTATGCATGTAAGTTTCTGCTGGCATCCTACATTGACCAATTCAGTTCATCTGAAACGATTCAAGACATTTTCCgacgaaaattcatgaaagaaACGGATTTGTCGTCGTACAAAATGGCATTGGCTTCGCTGCATTACTTGCCAGAACTGCTTAACAGCGACACTTGGGATGAGTTTGTGTCATgggaacaaaatttattttacgatGCAATTAAGGAAGCAATGAACAATGTAAATCATGACAGTCTTCTCGAGAtcttgaaacttgtcaattgtCGCACGGTAAATCCAGTCGAAATCTTCATTAACGAAAAGCACGAAGATTACGATTTAACGGGAATAACGGGCGATTACAAGGTTGCCATATTACTAATTGAAGGGACCGTGGCTAAGCAGAGAGGAGAAGTTACATCAGCAGCAGATATTTTCCAGGAAACCGTGAAATTAGCCGCTACCTGCTCGAATCGACAAATCTCCGGACAAATTGTCAACATGGCCGCCGAGCTCTGTGCGGATCCAATATTTCATCACAGTCTTCGCATTAACGCCCGGAGTGAATTGGTTGATTTAAAGTCCACGCTTGTCAATTCCGGTGAAGTTACAAACGTTCAACGTTTCCCCTCATTTTTATCGCCAAtagatccagcaactcctggCCAAATCAAATTGGGCAGATTATATGCTCCCACGGGCAATTTAAGAGTGGCATTGAAGAATGAAGATGCGATCGCCGTACGTTTTAAGGATTCCTACTTCAAAAAGGCTTTGGCTTACTTCGATCTATCCGTGGCATCGGGTCAGTCTCGCTTTTTAATAAGTTGCAACCAGCAAGCAGTTTGCTATTTGTTGAAAGAAATGGAGTGTCTCGATAGCAACAACGACAAAGCGACTGTGTACGCTTATTCGAAAGTCATCGAAAAGCAATGTTCATTAACATCGCAAGTAGCGTCGCTATATGGGGGACCTTACATGAGTATTTCCGTTCATCGTTTCATTGCTTCAGCACTTCTTGCTTCCGTTACGGCATTGGCCAAATGTCTATCGACTGAAAAGCCGTCACTGGAAAACCCAGACATTTGTGATACAGAAATAATTCCATCAGCGTTCAAGGCATCTGTCAATAAAGTTTGGACATTGCAGAAAGTAAATCCCTTGATAATGTATCCATGCTCTATTGCCCTTTCTGATCAACTAATTCTCGAGAATTGGACAAACGCATTTCAAAATGCATTTATCGAAGCCAAAGTCAACTCGCTGCATTATCCAGACTATTTTCCGGACCATCTATACAACTACTATCAGTTCGACAGCGTGTGGCTCGGTTGGAATAGGCCTGATAAGCCAATCGAATTACATGAATCAAGACTTGCAGCAATGATGAGCCTACTCAATGCCAAAGAATGGGACATTGCTGAGGTAGAACGTAATATGGGCTGGCCTTTAATCCGAACCACAGACAGCGGCTGGAAGAACAACGAAgaattcgatttaaatttcGATGAATATCCCGAAAGTGATGTTTTCTCATCCTGCACCGGCTACGAATTGAATTCAACAACTGGCgcgtttgaaatttattttgatcggGGACAAACAGGCGTTCCGAAATTGTTCTCGACGAACGATTTAgcagaaatatttgaaaattgcattGACGATGCATTTTTCACTCTAGAAAGTCCCGATCCATCGTTGAATTCGCATCCATTCCAAGAATTTTCCTATTGGCCTCATTCGTTGAAAGGCACCGATTACCTGCATACTTTACTCCATGCAGATTTATTGTTGAAAGAATTTACAACGGGAGTGGAAATCAATACTCTAGCTCCATTTGATCTCAGACCGATAAAAGATGGTTTTATGCAAAGACTTCCGCCGCATTTGCAATCACTGCTGATCCCAATACTGGAACGTCACCGCAACCCCATCAATTTCAGTCCAAAAGCTAATCGCTTTTGGATTCAGATAGAGTCAATAGAGTGTAAAAAGGGCGAAGGCTCTGTCCAGGAAGCCTCAAAGCATATCTTTGGTCATGTCACGGTAAAGGTTAACACACACGTGCTAACGAGAGGACCTGATGGTAAATATAAGGATGTAGAAGAAAAGCAAATACTTGACAGTGCTGAAAATCAATTTGCACGAGCGTTCACGAAACATTATGACGAGATCGGCAAATATTTTCCTGTACTCCTCCGATTGAAAGAATTGGCAAAAATTGGGGCAATCCGTAAACATTTGGGAGCGGTTCTTGGTAATAGCCGTACATCAATTGATGCTCTTACAACGAGAGATGAAAGCAGTGAGATTCTTAAAAGTATCAATCACTGTGTTGAGACAACCATTACCAGCTTTAGAGATCGAGAACGGAATCCACCACATCCAATTTACACcgaagaaaaagtaaaaatggaTTTAACGGAAGTATTACGCAAAAATAATGTCCTTGGTAAGGAATTTCTAGTTGCACCAGGAGAAATTGACAGAGTTAAACAAGCCATTCGCAACAACTTAATGGAGGCAGACATCAGTCGCTTTCAGTTTTGTGCTAATGAGTTGGGGCGATGCTTCGAAATACCGCCAGATTCTTTGAAACAATACATCCGGGGATGGTTCGATCGCAACCCAACAGATACATCAACCTTGCAACGACTCTGTATTGATGGCCAAATTCAGGCACACTTAAAATCA TGCCAGCTCTTTGTGTTGAGCAGTCGACCACCACGGCTGTTAGTACCATCGAACCCACCGAAACggcgaaaaaaattgaagttctCGGAAAGTATGATGATACAGTCCAAAGCGAAGCAGTGCCTGTGGAAAATGACATACCCAGCAGTGCTGCTGCTAAAG ACGGTACTGCGCAAACATCCGGCAGCAAGAAGAGACGTAAAATACACAAACCTCGACTGGTCAAACCTCCACGCATTTATGGAGGAGTTTCAGTGA
- the LOC119073310 gene encoding uncharacterized protein LOC119073310 isoform X2, which produces MNNRTKRVFLNVDYYGFLGVPPWATEAEIRKNYRRLQLKHHTDKDGDLTTCLLLNEIKRILLDKELRRVYDSTRDYSDATVQFQNGSFGNRLAKLPCPKKTSDDILKDIAKWKDEFGGLVFNNNIQDSLTKILDEIINDHAPIREDNDAFYCKICDKLFVSEDDHFDNVLEPYIDEIIGNEKDDANDVEFPKIFDFLLKKLEPHDKLPTFDSKDIDVLLSAADKALKMTERNRALNLYHEAVTILSTVGDDDEHDVFQILLSIIIKVFDNDDYSLVYACKFLLASYIDQFSSSETIQDIFRRKFMKETDLSSYKMALASLHYLPELLNSDTWDEFVSWEQNLFYDAIKEAMNNVNHDSLLEILKLVNCRTVNPVEIFINEKHEDYDLTGITGDYKVAILLIEGTVAKQRGEVTSAADIFQETVKLAATCSNRQISGQIVNMAAELCADPIFHHSLRINARSELVDLKSTLVNSGEVTNVQRFPSFLSPIDPATPGQIKLGRLYAPTGNLRVALKNEDAIAVRFKDSYFKKALAYFDLSVASGQSRFLISCNQQAVCYLLKEMECLDSNNDKATVYAYSKVIEKQCSLTSQVASLYGGPYMSISVHRFIASALLASVTALAKCLSTEKPSLENPDICDTEIIPSAFKASVNKVWTLQKVNPLIMYPCSIALSDQLILENWTNAFQNAFIEAKVNSLHYPDYFPDHLYNYYQFDSVWLGWNRPDKPIELHESRLAAMMSLLNAKEWDIAEVERNMGWPLIRTTDSGWKNNEELNSTTGAFEIYFDRGQTGVPKLFSTNDLAEIFENCIDDAFFTLESPDPSLNSHPFQEFSYWPHSLKGTDYLHTLLHADLLLKEFTTGVEINTLAPFDLRPIKDGFMQRLPPHLQSLLIPILERHRNPINFSPKANRFWIQIESIECKKGEGSVQEASKHIFGHVTVKVNTHVLTRGPDGKYKDVEEKQILDSAENQFARAFTKHYDEIGKYFPVLLRLKELAKIGAIRKHLGAVLGNSRTSIDALTTRDESSEILKSINHCVETTITSFRDRERNPPHPIYTEEKVKMDLTEVLRKNNVLGKEFLVAPGEIDRVKQAIRNNLMEADISRFQFCANELGRCFEIPPDSLKQYIRGWFDRNPTDTSTLQRLCIDGQIQAHLKSMRMLASGLEEGGIIVPKDHNGIVEMKNYGECSWVPATFCKEFACPVEPPLLSDESDIEYFNEVDDENDKKGSADVERRNLHQSGAVSIQAKQNLQLPCEKDVPALCVEQSTTTAVSTIEPTETAKKIEVLGKYDDTVQSEAVPVENDIPSSAAAKDGTAQTSGSKKRRKIHKPRLVKPPRIYGGVSVNPRVNWVDVGLTVVTLLPLGRLFAVGGRLLRGTFQAFRLAKAASVVTKGIQASGRVSGVGRYSTLTKQSTMQVHAHHSVANAYNRQFGIKKGQGISILLNRGVHTTAHREVGKVWKSKGLLKGNAKVPTFDASNSATYPRNILGQMTMAERQALRQNGLYGTDTRRMLAEKIRQNKTSFKEMYDKSLFDPKNPPKF; this is translated from the exons ATGAACAATCGGACAAAAAGAGTATTTCTGAATGTTGACTACTACGGATTTCTTGGAGTGCCACCTTGGGCAACAGAAGccgaaataagaaaaaattacCGACGGCTCCAACTCAAACATCATACGGACAAAGATGGCGATCTCACAACATGTCTTCTGCTCAATGAAATCAAGCGAATTCTTCTCGACAAAGAATTGCGTCGAGTATACGATTCAACGAGAGACTACTCAGATGCCACAGTCCAATTTCAGAATGGGTCATTCGGTAATCGTCTCGCAAAGCTTCCGTGTCCAAAGAAAACGTCTGATGACATCCTGAAAGACATAGCAAAGTGGAAAGATGAATTCGGTGGCTTGGTGTTTAATAACAATATTCAGGATTCATTGACAAAAATTCTGGATGAAATAATTAACGACCATGCACCGATCAGAGAAGATAATGACGCTTTCTATTGCAAGATCTGCGACAAATTGTTTGTTTCCGAGGATGACCATTTCGACAATGTGCTGGAGCCATACATCGACGAGAtaattggaaatgaaaaagaTGATGCCAACGATgttgaatttccaaaaatttttgattttctgctaaaaaaattggaacCGCACGACAAATTGCCCACATTCGACTCCAAGGACATTGATGTACTGCTAAGTGCGGCAGACAAAGCTCTCAAAATGACGGAAAGGAACAGAGCGTTGAACCTCTACCATGAAGCTGTTACAATTCTTTCAACTGTTGGCGATGATGATGAGCACGATGTCTTCCAAATATTACTTTCGATCATCATCAAAGTATTTGACAATGATGATTATTCTCTCGTTTATGCATGTAAGTTTCTGCTGGCATCCTACATTGACCAATTCAGTTCATCTGAAACGATTCAAGACATTTTCCgacgaaaattcatgaaagaaACGGATTTGTCGTCGTACAAAATGGCATTGGCTTCGCTGCATTACTTGCCAGAACTGCTTAACAGCGACACTTGGGATGAGTTTGTGTCATgggaacaaaatttattttacgatGCAATTAAGGAAGCAATGAACAATGTAAATCATGACAGTCTTCTCGAGAtcttgaaacttgtcaattgtCGCACGGTAAATCCAGTCGAAATCTTCATTAACGAAAAGCACGAAGATTACGATTTAACGGGAATAACGGGCGATTACAAGGTTGCCATATTACTAATTGAAGGGACCGTGGCTAAGCAGAGAGGAGAAGTTACATCAGCAGCAGATATTTTCCAGGAAACCGTGAAATTAGCCGCTACCTGCTCGAATCGACAAATCTCCGGACAAATTGTCAACATGGCCGCCGAGCTCTGTGCGGATCCAATATTTCATCACAGTCTTCGCATTAACGCCCGGAGTGAATTGGTTGATTTAAAGTCCACGCTTGTCAATTCCGGTGAAGTTACAAACGTTCAACGTTTCCCCTCATTTTTATCGCCAAtagatccagcaactcctggCCAAATCAAATTGGGCAGATTATATGCTCCCACGGGCAATTTAAGAGTGGCATTGAAGAATGAAGATGCGATCGCCGTACGTTTTAAGGATTCCTACTTCAAAAAGGCTTTGGCTTACTTCGATCTATCCGTGGCATCGGGTCAGTCTCGCTTTTTAATAAGTTGCAACCAGCAAGCAGTTTGCTATTTGTTGAAAGAAATGGAGTGTCTCGATAGCAACAACGACAAAGCGACTGTGTACGCTTATTCGAAAGTCATCGAAAAGCAATGTTCATTAACATCGCAAGTAGCGTCGCTATATGGGGGACCTTACATGAGTATTTCCGTTCATCGTTTCATTGCTTCAGCACTTCTTGCTTCCGTTACGGCATTGGCCAAATGTCTATCGACTGAAAAGCCGTCACTGGAAAACCCAGACATTTGTGATACAGAAATAATTCCATCAGCGTTCAAGGCATCTGTCAATAAAGTTTGGACATTGCAGAAAGTAAATCCCTTGATAATGTATCCATGCTCTATTGCCCTTTCTGATCAACTAATTCTCGAGAATTGGACAAACGCATTTCAAAATGCATTTATCGAAGCCAAAGTCAACTCGCTGCATTATCCAGACTATTTTCCGGACCATCTATACAACTACTATCAGTTCGACAGCGTGTGGCTCGGTTGGAATAGGCCTGATAAGCCAATCGAATTACATGAATCAAGACTTGCAGCAATGATGAGCCTACTCAATGCCAAAGAATGGGACATTGCTGAGGTAGAACGTAATATGGGCTGGCCTTTAATCCGAACCACAGACAGCGGCTGGAAGAACAACGAA GAATTGAATTCAACAACTGGCgcgtttgaaatttattttgatcggGGACAAACAGGCGTTCCGAAATTGTTCTCGACGAACGATTTAgcagaaatatttgaaaattgcattGACGATGCATTTTTCACTCTAGAAAGTCCCGATCCATCGTTGAATTCGCATCCATTCCAAGAATTTTCCTATTGGCCTCATTCGTTGAAAGGCACCGATTACCTGCATACTTTACTCCATGCAGATTTATTGTTGAAAGAATTTACAACGGGAGTGGAAATCAATACTCTAGCTCCATTTGATCTCAGACCGATAAAAGATGGTTTTATGCAAAGACTTCCGCCGCATTTGCAATCACTGCTGATCCCAATACTGGAACGTCACCGCAACCCCATCAATTTCAGTCCAAAAGCTAATCGCTTTTGGATTCAGATAGAGTCAATAGAGTGTAAAAAGGGCGAAGGCTCTGTCCAGGAAGCCTCAAAGCATATCTTTGGTCATGTCACGGTAAAGGTTAACACACACGTGCTAACGAGAGGACCTGATGGTAAATATAAGGATGTAGAAGAAAAGCAAATACTTGACAGTGCTGAAAATCAATTTGCACGAGCGTTCACGAAACATTATGACGAGATCGGCAAATATTTTCCTGTACTCCTCCGATTGAAAGAATTGGCAAAAATTGGGGCAATCCGTAAACATTTGGGAGCGGTTCTTGGTAATAGCCGTACATCAATTGATGCTCTTACAACGAGAGATGAAAGCAGTGAGATTCTTAAAAGTATCAATCACTGTGTTGAGACAACCATTACCAGCTTTAGAGATCGAGAACGGAATCCACCACATCCAATTTACACcgaagaaaaagtaaaaatggaTTTAACGGAAGTATTACGCAAAAATAATGTCCTTGGTAAGGAATTTCTAGTTGCACCAGGAGAAATTGACAGAGTTAAACAAGCCATTCGCAACAACTTAATGGAGGCAGACATCAGTCGCTTTCAGTTTTGTGCTAATGAGTTGGGGCGATGCTTCGAAATACCGCCAGATTCTTTGAAACAATACATCCGGGGATGGTTCGATCGCAACCCAACAGATACATCAACCTTGCAACGACTCTGTATTGATGGCCAAATTCAGGCACACTTAAAATCAATGCGAATGTTAGCTTCTGGTCTGGAAGAGGGCGGAATAATCGTACCTAAAGACCACAACGGCattgttgaaatgaaaaactacGGTGAATGTAGCTGGGTGCCTGCAACATTTTGCAAAGAATTTGCTTGTCCTGTTGAACCACCTCTATTGTCCGATGAATCGGACATTGAATACTTTAATGAAGTCGACgatgaaaatgacaaaaaaggTTCTGCAGATGTAGAGCGGAGAAATTTACATCAGTCTGGTGCTGTAAGCATTCAAGCGAAGCAAAACTTACAACTTCCATGTGAAAAGGATGTGCCAGCTCTTTGTGTTGAGCAGTCGACCACCACGGCTGTTAGTACCATCGAACCCACCGAAACggcgaaaaaaattgaagttctCGGAAAGTATGATGATACAGTCCAAAGCGAAGCAGTGCCTGTGGAAAATGACATACCCAGCAGTGCTGCTGCTAAAG ACGGTACTGCGCAAACATCCGGCAGCAAGAAGAGACGTAAAATACACAAACCTCGACTGGTCAAACCTCCACGCATTTATGGAGGAGTTTCAGTGAATCCTAGAGTTAATTGGGTAGACGTCGGATTGACTGTTGTCACTCTATTGCCTCTTGGTCGATTGTTCGCAGTTGGCGGAAGACTGCTTCGAGGAACATTTCAAGCTTTTAGGCTGGCCAAAGCTGCTAGTGTGGTTACAAAAGGGATTCAAGCCAGCG GTCGCGTCTCAGGAGTGGGTCGCTACTCAACACTGACAAAACAAAGCACCATGCAAGTGCATGCTCATCACTCCGTGGCGAATGCATACAATCGTCAATttggtatcaaaaaaggtcaagGAATCAGCATATTATTGAATAGAGGCGTTCATACAACCGCACATCGAGAAGTCGGAAAAGTGTGGAAGAGCAAGGGTCTTTTGAAGGGTAATGCAAAGGTACCCACATTTGATGCGAGTAATTCGGCAACGTATCCAAGAAACATTTTGGGTCAGATGACAATGGCTGAACGACAAGCTTTGAGACAGAACGGGCTTTATGGAACGGATACCAGACGTATGCTTGCTGagaaaattcgccaaaataaGACTTCGTTCAAGGAAATGTATGATAAGAGTCTGTTCGATCCAAAAAATCCTCCGAAGTTCTAA